The following proteins are co-located in the Microbulbifer sp. VAAF005 genome:
- a CDS encoding CoA-acylating methylmalonate-semialdehyde dehydrogenase → MKVIGHLINGNMVNDTGAAGNSELQEVTNPSTNEVIAQVSLASKATVEEAISAAEAAFPAWRNLPTTKRVRIMYRLRDLLQENAAKICELITLEHGKVLDDAMGELQRGIENIEYVCSTPEMLKGEHSKNVGPAIDSWSEFQPLGVCAGITPFNFPAMVPLWMWPMAIACGNTFVLKPSERTPSSALFIAELGIEAGIPTGVLNVVNGGKEAVDTLLTDKRIQAVSFVGSTPIAEYVYTTGTAHGKRVQAFGGAKNHAIIMPDADLDNAAAALMGAAYGSCGERCMAISVAVAVGNETADALVEKLKVQIADLKIGDGMDSQSDMGPLVTRQHLQKVESYIAAGIEEGAELAVDGRNQTVSGFENGNYLGACLFDRVTPEMSIHSGEIFGPVLCVMRVETMQEAMDIIDAHEYGNGTCLFTRDGEAARYFSDNIKVGMVGINVPLPVPVAHHSFGGWKRSLFGDLHAYGPDSVRFYTKRKTITQRWPASGVREGIQFSFPSNQ, encoded by the coding sequence ATGAAAGTAATCGGCCACCTGATTAATGGCAACATGGTTAATGACACCGGTGCCGCAGGTAACTCCGAACTCCAAGAGGTCACCAACCCCTCCACCAACGAAGTGATCGCCCAGGTTTCGCTAGCCTCTAAAGCGACTGTTGAAGAGGCCATTAGCGCAGCTGAAGCAGCCTTCCCCGCTTGGCGAAACCTTCCGACGACCAAGCGAGTACGAATTATGTACCGCCTGCGAGACCTGCTGCAGGAGAACGCCGCAAAGATCTGTGAACTGATTACCCTGGAGCACGGCAAGGTCCTCGACGATGCGATGGGGGAATTACAGCGGGGCATCGAGAATATCGAGTACGTTTGCTCTACTCCGGAAATGCTAAAGGGCGAGCACAGTAAAAATGTCGGGCCGGCAATAGACTCCTGGAGCGAATTCCAACCGCTGGGTGTTTGTGCCGGCATAACCCCCTTTAACTTCCCCGCTATGGTCCCCCTGTGGATGTGGCCCATGGCAATTGCCTGCGGCAATACCTTTGTACTAAAACCCTCCGAACGCACCCCCTCCTCCGCACTGTTTATCGCGGAGCTGGGTATAGAAGCCGGCATCCCTACAGGGGTACTGAATGTGGTTAACGGCGGTAAAGAGGCTGTCGATACACTCCTCACTGATAAACGTATCCAAGCGGTGAGCTTTGTGGGATCGACTCCGATCGCAGAGTATGTCTACACCACAGGCACTGCTCATGGAAAAAGAGTGCAGGCGTTTGGCGGTGCCAAGAACCATGCGATCATCATGCCCGATGCCGACCTGGACAACGCTGCCGCTGCTCTAATGGGCGCAGCCTATGGTTCCTGTGGTGAACGCTGTATGGCCATCTCTGTCGCTGTAGCGGTAGGTAATGAAACCGCCGACGCCCTTGTTGAGAAGCTCAAAGTACAAATTGCTGATCTGAAAATCGGCGATGGTATGGACAGCCAAAGCGATATGGGGCCATTGGTAACCCGGCAACACTTACAAAAAGTGGAGAGTTATATTGCCGCTGGTATCGAAGAGGGTGCCGAGTTGGCTGTAGATGGGCGCAACCAAACCGTTTCCGGTTTTGAAAATGGTAATTACCTGGGCGCCTGTCTGTTCGATCGAGTCACTCCGGAAATGTCGATTCATAGTGGGGAGATATTTGGCCCGGTACTCTGTGTGATGCGTGTCGAAACCATGCAGGAGGCCATGGATATTATCGATGCTCATGAATACGGTAACGGCACCTGTCTATTTACTCGCGACGGTGAGGCCGCACGCTATTTCAGCGACAATATTAAAGTTGGAATGGTCGGTATCAACGTACCTCTGCCGGTACCGGTAGCACATCACAGTTTCGGTGGCTGGAAGCGTTCACTGTTTGGCGACCTCCACGCCTACGGCCCCGATTCAGTGCGTTTTTACACTAAGCGCAAAACCATTACCCAGCGCTGGCCTGCCAGTGGCGTAAGGGAAGGCATTCAGTTTAGTTTTCCTTCAAATCAGTAA
- a CDS encoding OmpW family outer membrane protein, whose amino-acid sequence MKMTRILIPVMTPLALAISSVASAGPAGYAPPPPKTQEFKVRIGGAYISPNSDNVTFADRWLEGPDDFIDDWGAFRSNVDPSDEWGWFINVEWRATDHMSVSLSYTEGDRHTGGDNRPWLRRFNPDFDEFHRRRDFARWKPQITAAYLNYYPLDPSCMVQPYMGVGINYTDFTDERLRHWGWWDYDDDNEVFRPWDGRVNLGDNWGYTWQIGVDFNFGHDSSWLINLAAIYYDVDTDIEVDAFWFDTNDDNEFYRHRFGGDYLFDPWSFNIGVGYKFDFHW is encoded by the coding sequence ATGAAGATGACGCGTATTCTGATCCCCGTTATGACGCCCCTCGCCTTAGCAATCTCTAGTGTCGCTTCGGCAGGACCGGCTGGCTATGCCCCTCCCCCACCAAAGACCCAGGAGTTTAAGGTTCGAATTGGTGGGGCCTATATCTCGCCCAATTCGGACAATGTCACATTTGCTGACAGATGGCTCGAAGGGCCAGATGATTTTATTGACGATTGGGGTGCATTCCGCTCCAACGTTGATCCCAGTGATGAGTGGGGCTGGTTTATCAATGTAGAGTGGCGGGCTACCGACCATATGAGTGTATCCCTGAGTTACACCGAGGGTGACCGCCATACAGGAGGAGATAATAGGCCCTGGCTACGTCGCTTTAACCCGGACTTTGACGAGTTCCATCGCCGCCGCGATTTCGCTAGGTGGAAGCCTCAGATCACGGCCGCCTATCTGAATTATTATCCGTTAGACCCCAGCTGCATGGTTCAGCCTTATATGGGAGTAGGTATCAACTATACCGACTTTACCGATGAGCGTCTGAGACATTGGGGTTGGTGGGATTACGATGATGATAATGAAGTATTCCGTCCTTGGGATGGTCGTGTAAATCTGGGTGACAACTGGGGATACACTTGGCAAATTGGTGTCGACTTTAATTTCGGTCATGATAGTAGCTGGCTGATTAACCTTGCCGCTATTTACTATGATGTAGATACCGATATTGAGGTGGATGCCTTCTGGTTCGATACCAATGATGATAATGAGTTCTATCGTCACAGATTTGGTGGTGATTATCTCTTTGACCCCTGGTCATTCAATATTGGTGTAGGCTACAAGTTTGATTTCCATTGGTAA
- the recQ gene encoding DNA helicase RecQ, whose product MNSPQHILEHVFGYTDFRDPQKAVIDTLVAGNDALVLMPTGGGKSLCYQIPALARPGCGVVISPLIALMQDQVEALQEAGIRAAYLNSSVAYDEIQAIESQLLHGELDLLYLAPERLLQPRTLSLLQRVELSLFAIDEAHCVSQWGHDFRADYLQLNCLHEQFPRVPRIALTATADKRTRAEIAHRLDLEEARHFVSSFDRPNIQYRIEPKDNQRRQLLQFLQNGHQGNAGVIYCLSRAKVENTAEWLSQQGFTALPYHAGLPAETRAEHQRRFLREEGVIVVATIAFGMGIDKPDVRFVVHMDLPKSIEAYYQETGRAGRDGGASVALLLYGLEDVVKIGQMVESSEGSEEHKRQERSRLNAMLGLCEITSCRRQALLDYFAEPLDNPCGNCDTCLEPPATWDASEAAVKLLSCVYRTGQRFGASHVIDVLRGSENEKVRKFEHDQLSTHGIGKDLSAAEWRAVVRQLIVRGYLEVEGEFQGLRLTEICRPLLRREETLNLRKLPPKAARSQSRDSRSLDDLSPENQVLWEALRNCRKQLAEERGVPPYVVFHDATLRGMVQAHPQTRSELLAVSGVGDSKLERFGDAFLAVLRDFPRHE is encoded by the coding sequence ATGAATTCCCCACAGCATATTCTCGAACACGTTTTTGGCTATACCGATTTCCGCGATCCTCAAAAAGCGGTTATCGACACACTGGTAGCCGGCAATGATGCCCTGGTATTAATGCCCACCGGCGGTGGTAAATCCCTGTGCTACCAGATTCCCGCCCTGGCGCGCCCCGGGTGTGGAGTTGTTATCTCTCCCCTGATTGCCCTGATGCAGGACCAGGTAGAAGCTCTTCAGGAAGCCGGCATCCGCGCCGCTTACTTGAATTCATCAGTGGCCTACGACGAAATCCAGGCAATCGAAAGCCAGCTATTACACGGTGAGCTGGATCTCCTCTATCTAGCCCCGGAGCGGTTGCTACAGCCACGAACCCTGTCATTACTGCAACGGGTTGAACTGTCGCTGTTTGCCATTGATGAAGCCCACTGTGTTTCCCAGTGGGGGCACGACTTTCGCGCCGACTATCTGCAACTCAACTGCCTGCACGAGCAATTCCCCCGGGTGCCCCGTATTGCCCTGACAGCGACAGCAGACAAGCGCACCCGTGCAGAAATTGCTCACCGCTTGGACTTGGAAGAGGCCCGCCACTTTGTCAGCAGCTTCGACCGCCCCAATATCCAGTACCGCATTGAGCCCAAGGACAACCAGCGCCGCCAGCTGCTGCAATTCTTACAGAACGGACATCAGGGCAACGCTGGGGTTATTTACTGCCTGTCCCGAGCCAAAGTGGAGAACACTGCGGAGTGGTTGAGCCAGCAGGGCTTCACTGCCCTACCCTATCACGCCGGGCTACCCGCCGAGACCCGCGCCGAGCACCAGCGCCGCTTCCTTCGTGAAGAGGGCGTCATTGTTGTCGCCACCATTGCATTTGGTATGGGGATCGATAAACCGGATGTGCGTTTCGTTGTTCACATGGACCTGCCCAAGAGTATCGAAGCCTACTACCAGGAAACTGGCCGTGCAGGCCGCGATGGTGGGGCCTCAGTTGCTTTACTCCTCTACGGTCTCGAGGATGTGGTAAAGATCGGCCAGATGGTGGAGTCCTCAGAGGGCAGCGAAGAGCACAAGCGGCAGGAACGCAGCCGCTTGAATGCCATGCTCGGGCTGTGTGAAATCACCAGCTGCCGCCGCCAGGCCCTGCTGGACTATTTTGCGGAACCACTGGACAACCCCTGCGGCAACTGTGATACCTGCCTGGAGCCACCGGCCACCTGGGATGCCAGTGAGGCAGCGGTAAAACTACTCTCCTGTGTCTATCGCACCGGACAGCGCTTTGGCGCCAGCCACGTGATCGATGTACTGCGCGGCTCCGAGAACGAGAAAGTCCGCAAATTCGAGCACGACCAGCTCTCCACTCATGGCATCGGCAAAGACCTGAGCGCGGCCGAATGGCGGGCAGTCGTGCGGCAGCTGATTGTTCGCGGCTATCTGGAGGTCGAGGGAGAATTCCAGGGGCTGAGGCTCACTGAAATTTGTCGCCCGCTGCTGCGACGGGAAGAGACTCTCAACCTGCGCAAGCTTCCCCCGAAAGCAGCGCGCTCGCAGAGCCGTGACAGTCGCAGCCTGGATGATCTCAGCCCAGAAAACCAAGTGCTTTGGGAAGCCCTGCGCAACTGTCGCAAACAGTTGGCAGAAGAGCGCGGCGTGCCGCCTTATGTCGTCTTCCACGATGCGACCCTGCGCGGCATGGTACAAGCCCATCCACAAACACGCAGCGAGCTATTAGCGGTCTCCGGCGTTGGAGACAGTAAGCTCGAACGCTTCGGCGATGCATTTTTGGCGGTTCTCAGGGATTTTCCCAGACACGAATAA